In Pseudobdellovibrio exovorus JSS, the genomic stretch TATCTGATGAAGAGTTCATCGGATAAGATCATCTACGTGGGCAAGGCTAAGAATATTCGCAGCCGTGTGAAGAGTTATTTTCTAGATTCCAGAGATCATTCAGCCAAAACCCGCGCCTTGGTTCACAACATACATGAAATTGAATACTTGCTGACGAAAACCGAGGTCGAAGCCTTTTTGCTAGAAGCTTCACTTATTAAAAAGCATCGTCCAAAATACAATATACGTCTTAAAGATGATAAGACCTACCCCTACATACAATTAACATGGCAAGATGACTTTCCGCGCCTGTATCTTTCTAGAAAAGTGAAACGTGATGGGAGTCTTTACTTTGGCCCTTATACATCCGGCGGGGCGGTATTTGGGACCATTCGTTTTTTAAATCGTCTTTTTAAAATTCGCGATTGTACAGATCATATGTTTAAAACAAGAACTCGCCCTTGTATGACACATCAGATTGGTCGTTGTACGGCCCCATGTGTGAATTTGATTTCGAAAGAAGACTATCGTTCAGATGTGGAAGGGGCGAAAGACTTTCTAAAAGGACGTAGTAAAAAACTGATTAAAGACTTAGAAAAAAAGATGAAGCAGGCTGCCGATGAGGAAAAATTTGAAGTGGCAGCAAAGATGCGCGATTCGATGTTTGCTATTAAAAACATTATCGAAAAGCAAACTGTCATCAATGAACTATCTGAAAAAGATCAAGACGTGGTCAGCTATTATGGTGACGAGCGTGGAGTCTTGGTTGAAACTCTTCACGTGCGTAGCGGCCGAGTGATTGGACACAGACCTCACTTTTTACCTAACATTAATCCTTTAAGTCCAGACGAAGATCCGCGCGAGTGGCTCGCTTCGTTCTTGAATCAATACTACGAAGATAATTTTATCCCCGATGAGGTTCTTTTAGGAACTGATCTGGGTGGTGATATTCATAAGTTATTGCAAGATGTTCTAAAAGAGCGTTCAGATCAAGTTGTAGCTGTACGATTTGCTACAGACAATAAAGGGCAGGCTTTAGTGGAAATGGCCACACAGAATGCCAAAGCCCATTTCGATAAGTACGTTTCAAAAGACGAGGAAAAGAAAAAAGGATTAGATGAAATTCAGGCGAAATTACATTTGCCGAATAGACCTACACGCATCGAGTGTTTTGATATTTCGCACTTTCAGGGAAGTGAAACAGTGGCCAGCCAAGTGGTTTTCGAAGATGGTGTCCCATCCCGCGATCACTATCGCCGTTACAAAATCAGAACAGTATCTGGAATAGATGATTTTGCTTCTATGTACGAGGTCTTAAAAAGACGATTCGCACATGAAGAGTATGAAGAGCCACAGCTTATCGTTGTCGATGGTGGTAAAGGTCAGC encodes the following:
- the uvrC gene encoding excinuclease ABC subunit UvrC, with amino-acid sequence MSNQFDFLKEKIKDFPTQSGVYLMKSSSDKIIYVGKAKNIRSRVKSYFLDSRDHSAKTRALVHNIHEIEYLLTKTEVEAFLLEASLIKKHRPKYNIRLKDDKTYPYIQLTWQDDFPRLYLSRKVKRDGSLYFGPYTSGGAVFGTIRFLNRLFKIRDCTDHMFKTRTRPCMTHQIGRCTAPCVNLISKEDYRSDVEGAKDFLKGRSKKLIKDLEKKMKQAADEEKFEVAAKMRDSMFAIKNIIEKQTVINELSEKDQDVVSYYGDERGVLVETLHVRSGRVIGHRPHFLPNINPLSPDEDPREWLASFLNQYYEDNFIPDEVLLGTDLGGDIHKLLQDVLKERSDQVVAVRFATDNKGQALVEMATQNAKAHFDKYVSKDEEKKKGLDEIQAKLHLPNRPTRIECFDISHFQGSETVASQVVFEDGVPSRDHYRRYKIRTVSGIDDFASMYEVLKRRFAHEEYEEPQLIVVDGGKGQLSMAVKILEEIGKTHIPVVGLAKARTLSDFKSDEVQSTEERFFLPNRSNPVVFKTNSEAYQILTGLRDEAHRFAITYHRKLREQNSLESELDYVVGLGEKRKKILLQKFQTIDEIRQAEVDEIAALRSFNRVLAERILLQLNEAESGSDEDKSEDLLKS